The following coding sequences lie in one Pontibacter sp. G13 genomic window:
- a CDS encoding STAS domain-containing protein, which yields MEFTFSHAGNVGVYKLKGNLIGEKDGIPIAEAFADELENGTRKFVIDLSELQHINSTGLGVLITLHTKTRKQEGGEMALAGPSAYIQNLLKITKLNTIFSIFETTDEALSAIA from the coding sequence ATGGAATTTACATTTTCCCACGCGGGGAACGTCGGTGTTTACAAGCTCAAAGGAAACTTGATCGGTGAAAAGGACGGGATTCCGATTGCCGAGGCATTTGCTGACGAATTGGAAAATGGAACCCGGAAGTTTGTCATCGACCTCTCGGAGCTCCAGCATATCAACAGTACCGGATTGGGGGTATTGATTACCCTGCATACCAAAACAAGAAAACAAGAAGGAGGGGAAATGGCGCTTGCAGGACCTTCTGCTTATATTCAGAACCTGCTGAAAATCACAAAGCTCAACACCATTTTCTCCATCTTCGAAACGACCGACGAAGCCCTCTCCGCCATTGCTTAG
- a CDS encoding adenylosuccinate synthase encodes MPIDVLLGLQWGDEGKGKVVDTFTPHYDVVARFQGGPNAGHTIVFNGKKYVLHLIPSGIFHEDTVCLVGNGVVIDPITLKREIETLEATGEQIRGKLRISQRAHLILPTHKLLDAASEQAKGDQKIGSTLRGIGPTYMDKTGRNGLRVGDLLSDEFEDRYKALVTKHKKMLDQFYQFEYDLSEIEPQFLEAVEFLKGLQLINSESFINQELKAGKKILAEGAQGTLLDIEFGSYPFVTSSNTTTSGACVGLGVPPSSIGRVFGIFKAYCTRVGSGPFPTELNDEVGEEIRKAGSEFGATTGRPRRTGWIDLPLLKYAVQLNGVTDLIMTKADVLSIKDEIMVCTAYKTDEGLTQDIPFEQENAVPVYEPHKGWGVDVTEVRSKENLPQELKDYIKYLEGYLEVPITFVSVGPDREQIMEMHALEV; translated from the coding sequence ATGCCCATCGATGTACTTCTCGGCCTCCAATGGGGAGACGAAGGCAAAGGAAAAGTGGTAGATACCTTCACCCCTCATTATGATGTGGTGGCTCGGTTCCAAGGAGGGCCCAATGCTGGGCATACCATCGTCTTTAATGGCAAGAAATACGTGCTCCACCTGATCCCTTCCGGGATCTTCCATGAGGATACCGTATGCTTGGTCGGAAACGGGGTCGTAATTGATCCCATTACCCTCAAGCGCGAAATCGAAACCCTCGAGGCTACAGGAGAGCAGATTCGCGGCAAACTCCGGATTTCCCAGCGTGCCCATTTGATCTTGCCTACGCACAAATTGCTCGACGCAGCCTCTGAGCAAGCCAAAGGCGATCAGAAGATTGGTTCTACGCTTCGCGGAATTGGACCTACCTACATGGACAAAACAGGCCGTAACGGCTTGCGTGTAGGAGATTTGTTGTCCGATGAATTCGAGGATCGGTACAAAGCGCTGGTTACCAAGCACAAGAAAATGCTTGACCAGTTCTACCAATTCGAATATGATCTCTCCGAAATCGAGCCTCAATTCCTCGAAGCGGTGGAGTTCCTCAAAGGACTTCAGCTCATCAATTCCGAGAGCTTCATCAACCAGGAGCTGAAGGCAGGAAAGAAAATTCTAGCCGAAGGTGCTCAAGGAACCCTACTGGATATCGAATTCGGTAGCTATCCATTTGTGACCAGCTCCAATACCACCACCTCTGGGGCGTGTGTAGGATTGGGCGTTCCCCCTTCCTCTATCGGCCGAGTGTTCGGTATTTTCAAGGCATATTGTACGCGTGTCGGAAGCGGTCCTTTCCCAACTGAGTTGAATGACGAAGTGGGTGAAGAAATCCGCAAGGCGGGTTCCGAATTTGGAGCTACCACTGGCCGTCCTCGACGCACAGGGTGGATTGACCTGCCTTTGTTGAAGTATGCTGTTCAACTCAATGGCGTGACCGATCTCATCATGACCAAGGCGGATGTTCTGTCCATCAAAGATGAAATCATGGTCTGCACCGCTTATAAAACTGACGAGGGATTGACTCAGGATATCCCATTTGAGCAGGAAAATGCGGTGCCTGTCTACGAACCTCACAAAGGTTGGGGCGTGGATGTGACCGAGGTTCGCAGCAAAGAGAATCT